In one Cellulomonas sp. JZ18 genomic region, the following are encoded:
- a CDS encoding DUF5719 family protein, whose translation MTTDGTAAVAATGSGPQPEATRPARRGRAARVVGGLAVLTLAAGAVAAGAQLGAADEVPVGAVEVQAPPAPTTLGCVGTLQPPDERRRGDAAFDPSPVAPVTALDAVVPTGPGAGALTVLGGTGGEVERAGAGGASLRVEDVEAPLVVRAAPADEAPVVAAATTSLVTAGDLRGLSAASCVAPGVDDWLVGGATTVGSSAVLVLSNPGLTTAEVTAEVWGPNGPVESAAARHVVAPGATQTVDLGGAAAEQRALVVHVTTTGGQVVAHLQASVVEGFTPAGTDLVVPGAAPATRQVVPGVVVEESQVGAEVGPALRLLAPGDEATTARVTLLGADGPVEPAGVEEVELAAGTVVDVPLSGLAAGAWTVVVDASAPVVAAAVVTRTGTAGELDDRPRVERAWSAASAAARHGVVALPREAAARLVVGAVAEGDDATATGEGRARLRVLDEDGGVLSEHDVTVDAGTTGSWPVADLAEGAAGLELEVLPGARVDWAVELEVLQEDGALVSVLAPVPVVDGDGALRVREDGRATRG comes from the coding sequence GTGACGACGGACGGTACGGCGGCGGTCGCCGCGACCGGGAGCGGACCGCAGCCGGAGGCCACCCGGCCGGCCCGGCGGGGACGCGCGGCGCGCGTCGTCGGCGGCCTGGCGGTGCTGACCCTCGCGGCGGGTGCCGTCGCGGCGGGTGCGCAGCTGGGCGCGGCGGACGAGGTGCCGGTGGGCGCCGTCGAGGTGCAGGCACCGCCGGCGCCCACGACGCTCGGGTGCGTCGGCACGCTGCAGCCGCCCGACGAGCGCCGGCGCGGCGACGCCGCCTTCGACCCCTCGCCGGTCGCGCCGGTCACCGCGCTCGACGCCGTCGTGCCGACCGGTCCCGGGGCGGGTGCCCTGACCGTCCTCGGCGGGACGGGCGGCGAGGTCGAGCGCGCCGGCGCCGGTGGCGCTTCGCTGCGCGTCGAGGACGTCGAGGCCCCGCTGGTCGTGCGTGCCGCCCCGGCGGACGAGGCGCCCGTGGTCGCCGCCGCCACGACCTCCCTGGTGACCGCCGGTGACCTGCGCGGGCTGTCGGCCGCGTCGTGCGTCGCGCCCGGCGTCGACGACTGGCTCGTGGGCGGTGCGACGACGGTCGGCTCCTCCGCCGTCCTCGTGCTGAGCAACCCCGGCCTGACGACCGCCGAGGTGACCGCCGAGGTCTGGGGGCCGAACGGGCCCGTCGAGTCCGCGGCGGCCCGCCACGTCGTCGCCCCGGGGGCGACCCAGACGGTGGACCTCGGCGGGGCGGCGGCCGAGCAGCGCGCCCTCGTCGTGCACGTCACGACGACGGGCGGGCAGGTGGTCGCGCACCTGCAGGCCTCGGTCGTCGAGGGCTTCACGCCGGCGGGCACGGACCTGGTAGTGCCGGGTGCCGCGCCGGCGACCCGTCAGGTCGTGCCGGGCGTCGTCGTCGAGGAGTCCCAGGTGGGCGCCGAGGTCGGTCCCGCACTGCGGCTCCTCGCGCCCGGCGACGAGGCCACGACCGCGCGTGTGACGCTGCTGGGGGCCGACGGACCCGTCGAGCCGGCGGGCGTCGAGGAGGTCGAGCTCGCGGCCGGGACCGTGGTCGACGTGCCGCTGTCCGGCCTGGCCGCGGGTGCCTGGACCGTCGTCGTGGACGCGTCCGCGCCGGTGGTCGCCGCGGCCGTGGTCACCCGCACGGGCACCGCCGGCGAGCTCGACGACCGGCCGCGGGTCGAGCGCGCCTGGTCCGCGGCGTCGGCGGCGGCCCGCCACGGCGTCGTGGCGCTGCCGCGGGAGGCGGCGGCGCGGCTGGTCGTGGGCGCCGTCGCCGAGGGTGACGACGCGACGGCCACGGGGGAGGGGCGTGCACGGCTGCGCGTCCTCGACGAGGACGGCGGTGTCCTGTCGGAGCACGACGTGACGGTCGACGCGGGCACGACGGGTTCGTGGCCCGTCGCCGACCTCGCGGAGGGCGCCGCGGGCCTGGAGCTCGAGGTGCTGCCCGGCGCCCGGGTGGACTGGGCGGTCGAGCTGGAGGTCCTGCAGGAGGACGGCGCGCTGGTGTCGGTGCTCGCACCGGTGCCGGTCGTGGACGGCGACGGCGCCCTGCGGGTGCGCGAGGACGGGCGCGCGACCCGCGGCTGA
- a CDS encoding glycosyltransferase family 2 protein, translated as MSTPSPSPGPATPRVRVVCVVFHPGDELRTFARTLATASRQPVELVVVDNGTDHAVAQAVVDEFGGRLVVPGANVGYGAGANAGARGATTPWLVVANSDLEWTPGSLDQLLDAGDEQPRAGSLGPMLLNTDGTMYPSARALPSLRQGAGHAVFARVWPGNPWTRAYHARQESVGGYLREAGWLSGACLVLRREAFEQVGGFDESYFMFFEDVDLGERLGRAGWENLYVPDVRVTHVGGTSWRERPAPMIRAHHASARQYLHRRYHHWWQAPLRLAIGAGLATRERVQLRSAARPAPVGGSGH; from the coding sequence ATGAGCACCCCCTCTCCCTCCCCCGGGCCGGCCACGCCCCGCGTCCGCGTCGTGTGCGTCGTGTTCCACCCCGGGGACGAGCTGCGCACGTTCGCCCGCACGCTCGCGACCGCCTCACGGCAGCCCGTCGAGCTCGTCGTCGTCGACAACGGCACCGACCACGCGGTCGCGCAGGCCGTCGTCGACGAGTTCGGCGGACGGCTCGTCGTCCCCGGCGCCAACGTCGGCTACGGCGCCGGCGCGAACGCGGGCGCGCGCGGTGCGACGACGCCGTGGCTGGTCGTGGCGAACTCCGACCTGGAGTGGACGCCGGGGTCGCTCGACCAGCTCCTCGACGCGGGCGACGAGCAGCCGCGCGCGGGCTCGCTCGGCCCGATGCTGCTCAACACCGACGGCACGATGTACCCGTCCGCGCGCGCCCTGCCGTCGCTGCGCCAGGGCGCCGGGCACGCCGTGTTCGCGCGCGTCTGGCCCGGCAACCCGTGGACGCGCGCCTACCACGCCCGGCAGGAGTCGGTGGGCGGCTACCTGCGCGAGGCGGGTTGGCTGTCGGGCGCGTGCCTGGTGCTGCGGCGCGAGGCGTTCGAGCAGGTGGGCGGCTTCGACGAGTCGTACTTCATGTTCTTCGAGGACGTCGACCTCGGCGAGCGGCTGGGGCGCGCCGGCTGGGAGAACCTGTACGTGCCGGACGTGCGGGTCACCCACGTGGGCGGCACGTCGTGGCGCGAGCGGCCGGCGCCGATGATCCGTGCGCACCACGCGAGCGCGCGCCAGTACCTGCACCGGCGGTACCACCACTGGTGGCAGGCGCCCCTGCGCCTCGCGATCGGCGCCGGTCTCGCGACGCGTGAGCGGGTGCAGCTGCGGTCGGCGGCGCGCCCGGCACCCGTGGGCGGCTCCGGGCACTGA
- a CDS encoding metallopeptidase family protein, producing the protein MSPAGPHRPATGPVPGPSGGADRALPARRGAAVPAPVPRVGAGRRRDRRGRGLRGPVLPMTSPGYRTRAERFDDLVLDAVEDLERRWARQLDGVEFAVEDVPPSDPAPWEHGGVPLGRYFPADAGLPHRIVVYRRPVEARAHDATDLPDLVRDVVVEQVAHLLGRAPEDVDPGYDDGH; encoded by the coding sequence ATGAGCCCCGCCGGCCCTCACCGACCCGCGACCGGGCCCGTGCCGGGACCGTCCGGCGGCGCCGACCGCGCGCTGCCCGCCCGCCGGGGCGCGGCCGTGCCCGCGCCCGTCCCGCGCGTCGGCGCAGGGCGCCGGCGCGACCGCCGGGGCCGCGGCCTGCGGGGACCCGTGCTGCCGATGACCAGCCCCGGCTACCGCACACGCGCGGAGCGGTTCGACGACCTCGTGCTCGACGCCGTCGAGGACCTCGAGCGCCGGTGGGCGCGGCAGCTCGACGGCGTCGAGTTCGCCGTCGAGGACGTCCCTCCGTCCGACCCGGCGCCCTGGGAGCACGGCGGCGTGCCGCTCGGGCGGTACTTCCCCGCCGACGCCGGGCTCCCCCACCGCATCGTCGTCTACCGCCGGCCCGTCGAGGCGCGGGCGCACGACGCCACCGACCTGCCGGACCTCGTGCGCGACGTCGTCGTCGAGCAGGTCGCGCACCTGCTCGGACGCGCACCGGAGGACGTGGACCCGGGGTACGACGACGGCCACTAG